The DNA region aattcttccagtttagtctagcttattggtctgaAAGTCACTTTTTTCATATGCTGCGGCCCCCTTAATGCCTTTTAATTAAACACCTGCTAAAGTGCCAAATATTGTATCGAGGCAATATTTTTAGATCTAAATCATACCTCGCGTAATTATAAAATCAGGGCCGGATTTAGAGGAGTGGAGGCCTAGGGGCATCAAAGGAGTGGGGGCCCCCTGGCCccaaataaaatgaacaattttttttcaaagtagattatttttcttttattagtatttaacaatcatatatacaattttattatggtAATGTGATGACTGATGACCACTTGGTTTTCGCATCTCGACCACTCGGATCGCATCAAATCGTATTAGTTAGTAGTActaaatagttcataatatattagtcaattataggtacttacgcgTTATTGTATTATGCTGCTGCTATTCAAAatgtaagcatttaaatataaatattgatttataataaataataatgtcgtACCACTCACCACTCACACATAGAAAAAGGAAAAtcgaataggtaatattattattgtgcgtaTAGCATTTGCGAGTTTGCGTCAATCAATAGATTCGGTGGCGGTAGCGGTGGGGTTTAGGATGGGGCGGATTTACTGATAAGCAAACAACTTGCTGGTGACATAAAATTTCACGGAATTACCCATCGGCAATcagtgttaaatttatttttatcctattGGCCACTTTCGACGGGACGGCGCGCGGCTGGGTGACGGTGCATTTGTAAtttgaaagattttttttttccgaagtCACTATTGTGGAGGCCCTTTTTTTGTGGAGGCCCCGGGGCTATCGGGGCGATTGCCCTCCCCTAAATCTGgccctgtataaaatatataataactgatTAAATCACACTGTCATaactcaaaaaaatcaaatgatcAGAAAATCAATATGAAAGTTtagaataaaatgaaaattttttcatcaaacaaaaaataatattaagggtagatgcatatttaaaattttattgtgattataaTCAAGTGATTTTTATCCTTGTAAATAGCTTTACTTTTGTGTGATTTAAACTTGAAagaacaaaatttcaaatttttccatGGCTTTATTATACTAGataccttttgaatttattttaatattattttgacagtAAACAAAATGCATaggatattaaaaattatgatttaaataatataataatattactaaatacgttgatgctgatttaaaaaaacacttaaacggaaaaataaaattaacagcATCAGTgaatgtttgattattattaacaatattaacatttaattataataatttgtatattaaattattattattacaaaacaatattataattataaaattataatattaatatcactttttgtattaaaataaaaaataaataacatcttTTCTGTCTCTTAGTTtccttatttttcaaaattattaatttttcctcaatttatcaatattttctacTGTGGTTGAGTATTGATCATCATAGagagtagaattattatttttacttatagtagtctattaaaaatattttaataatgtagaaTGCGCCActacccaaaaaataaaaaatacgaatttatagacaccataaacataaaaattataaatttcgatTTGTGGTCTTATTGTACTGAaagtgcaaaatataatataaaacgaggCCTATCTCAAAATTAAACTCCGGAGAAGGGGcagaaaatatgttttaaaaaatatagaaaacaaaatatatttcagtaacATTTAGGTCAATTATTTGTCTTTATAGTCTTCGTTCAATTCTATACACTTTTTGTATCACGGTAAAAATTTtccatatctataatatacctatatatacctttCTTAAAGAAAGGTGCTGAACCATTGGTGATTAGTTTACTCCGTTTAGCAGGTTCTCATTGTATGCAAAGTATAATTGTGATGCGGTTGACGATTTCATTTTTAGGATAAAAGTTGATAGTCACTCTGTGCCAATCGAGACCTCAATTAAattcattactcattattagttaaaatgttttgcGTGCATCAATTTGTTGGATGTGTGTTGTAAACTTTTAAACGCCTTTCATAAGCGTTCCTCTGCACTTTGTTTTGTAATGCTCATCTACGCAGGGGTGGCTCTAGGGGGGTCTAGGGGCCACGATCCCCCaagctgtatttctaaacaattttatactgttataaacaaaattacaaaaaaaaaatcatagacaTTTTCTGGAAATTATGACTTGGCCCCCTTCTAACCCTGTCACTGAAGCCGCCCCTGCATCTATATatcatgtatgtattatttcctaaagttaaaattgttaatcgAAACAAGCAATGAGGATTGAGGACCTTATAAACGGAATAAACCAATGTCTCGACTCTCGGGAGTCAGGACACTGGTTACACCATTTTCAAGGGAATCAAAAATCTCGTACAAAAAAAGTGCatagaaattagaattaaaCGTGGACTATGtagaaaagtaatttaaatgttaataaaactttttatactgtgatttattgtttctatactttttaatacatattagtgTATTTTGGCCTCTAGAGTCCGGAGGTTGATTTTGAGATAACTATCGACATgcttaagtattattatgtgtatattgtatatttgtatatagccATGTGTGgagatccatttaacgtaaggcACTCATTATTACAGAAAAAACCCAAatctgtttgaaaatatttcttttaaataatttacaaaacaatatttttggaaaaaaaaatataatttttatcgatatatttattttagtttttacactttttgaaaaacaatatacatttttaatttcatattctgaaACAGACTATTATTCGGAGTATTTCGATTTTTTGtctataaaaatcgaattttgagctagtatagtttattagttataatcttataacttacttaaagttttgatgagtggAGTAATGGATTAGTATTTATTGCCAGAAGTATCCCAGTACTATTCCACTCAGCTTAAAGCGTACTTATTACTCATAAGCTACTCCtccaaaattttattgttatcaatcaaaataattcGAAACACCTGTTGCTTTggaataaggaattaaaaatgcatgttgtcataaaaaaagtaaaaaaaaataaaattcgtaaaacgtatatttttttagaaaaattttgttttcaacgacttaaaatcatataaaaataaattttgaaacgtaatagtttttttaaaacaatgagtGTTTACGTTGTTCCGCGTATAGGTGTTGGTGTATCTTCCGGTGTTTTACAACAAGTTCTACAAGTGCGTGCTCAACAACTGTTCAGAATCAGACACTGTATTGTTGCTGTCGCCACTGTACACTGAATACCAGGGACATGTGATGAGCGTCGGGTCCAACGCGGTGGAGAAATGGGTCGACACCAACCTACAGGTCGAGTCCAAGCTGGGCCAGTCGTATATCAGTCTATACGCACTCAAGAACAGACCTGAGCTGTGCAACGAGATCGTCGCGCTAATGGACGAGCAGTCGGTGGTCGGGCTGCACTTAAAGGTCGTGTCCACGTTCCTCGCCGAGCCAATCAAGCGGAAATGGTTCACCGAGGTGCTGGACAACCATGTAAAACTCCGCGAAGTTAACCTCTGAACCACCGCCcggaaataataaacaatattccatttgtatttaatagtataaattattatggattAAACCCagcgaaaatattattaggttcgATACGTGTAAATTGTCTTTaccctaatattataatttataggtaggtataccgtataatgtgtatacaataattgcTGCACATCGATGGTCGGCAGGAGATCGTCAACGTgaacgaaaagaaaaaaatgatttcctatatttattattttcgagcatattttaacattatattaaaataataaattgtatataactatatatttacattgattGTTCAgtgtttatgtaaaaataatactaagtacattttattgaagaaaattcaataactctattttgtgtaaaataattgttataacttttt from Acyrthosiphon pisum isolate AL4f unplaced genomic scaffold, pea_aphid_22Mar2018_4r6ur Scaffold_11704;HRSCAF=12324, whole genome shotgun sequence includes:
- the LOC103311644 gene encoding torso-like protein produces the protein MTWPPSNPVTEAAPASIYHVLVYLPVFYNKFYKCVLNNCSESDTVLLLSPLYTEYQGHVMSVGSNAVEKWVDTNLQVESKLGQSYISLYALKNRPELCNEIVALMDEQSVVGLHLKVVSTFLAEPIKRKWFTEVLDNHVKLREVNL